Proteins encoded in a region of the Labrus mixtus chromosome 19, fLabMix1.1, whole genome shotgun sequence genome:
- the LOC132994663 gene encoding serine/threonine-protein kinase H1-like encodes MGCGTSKALPGASKKGYVSVVQSLVAFSKARDGNDEPKKRARGTWFSSSSVKNPPVQAPISQQQELKDGRQQHKVAKYKDKFDPRVTARYDIKALIGRGSFSRVVRVEHRATRQPFAIKMMEVEAPEGREVCASELAVLQRVSHSNVIQLIEVFQFPQRVYMVLELATGGELLERVVSRGHFTERDATQALRMVLAGVGYLHNLGVTHRDLKPENILYYHPGADSRLLVTDFGLASFGNSKSEDPGLDRRDDGAHTSADKTWSLRTTCGTPEYMAPEVLLRKPYTCAVDMWALGVIAYIVLSGSMPFEDDSRTRLYRSIVRGKYSFHGEPWPSVSNLAKDFIQRLLPLDPATRLTADQAIRHPWVATMAASSSMRNLHRSISRNLRQRTSRSSSRCLSSTAASSGSSNKLT; translated from the exons ATGGGCTGTGGAACCAGTAAGGCCCTGCCGGGGGCCTCCAAGAAGGGCTACGTCAGTGTAGTGCAATCGCTCGTCGCCTTTAGTAAAGCTCGGGATGGAAATGACGAGCCGAAGAAGCGCGCACGGGGAACATGGTTTTCGTCCTCCAGCGTTAAGAATCCTCCTGTACAAGCGCCAATCAGCCAACAACAGGAGCTCAAAGATGGACGACAGCAGCACAAAGTTGCCAAGTATAAGGACAAGTTTGACCCCCGAGTGACTGCAAG ATACGACATCAAGGCTCTGATCGGTCGAGGAAGCTTCAGCCGCGTGGTGCGCGTGGAGCATAGGGCCACTCGCCAGCCCTTCGCCATAAAAATGATGGAGGTGGAGGCCCCAGAAGGCCGTGAGGTGTGCGCCTCGGAGCTGGCCGTGCTGCAGAGAGTGAGCCACTCCAATGTGATTCAGCTGATCGAGGTGTTTCAGTTTCCTCAGAGGGTTTACATGGTGCTGGAGCTCGCTACCGGAGGGGAGCTCCTGGAGCGAGTCGTCAGCAGGGGCCACTTCACCGAGAGGGACGCCACCCAGGCGCTGCGAATGGTGCTGGCCGGGGTGGGATACCTGCACAATTTAGGGGTCACCCACAGAGATTTGAAGCCGGAAAATATTCTGTACTATCACCCCGGGGCCGACTCCAGGCTGCTGGTGACGGACTTTGGATTGGCATCTTTTGGCAACTCTAAGTCTGAGGATCCGGGCCTGGACAGAAGAGATGATGGAGCTCATACAAGTGCTGATAAGACTTGGTCCCTCAGAACCACCTGTGGAACCCCTGAGTACATGGCCCCTGAAGTTTTGCTGAGGAAACCCTATACCTGTGCTGTGGACATGTGGGCCCTGGGGGTTATCGCCTACATTGTCCTGAGTGGATCCATGCCGTTTGAGGACGACAGTCGCACGCGGCTCTACAGGTCCATTGTGAGAGGGAAGTACAGCTTCCATGGAGAG CCGTGGCCCTCGGTGTCCAACCTGGCTAAGGACTTTATCCAGCGCCTGCTGCCGCTCGACCCAGCCACCCGCTTGACGGCTGACCAAGCCATCCGTCACCCTTGGGTGGCCACCATGGCAGCCAGCTCCTCCATGAGGAACCTCCATCGATCCATTTCCCGGAACCTGAGGCAGCGGACGTCCCGCAGCTCCTCCCGGTGCCTGAGCAGCACCGCGGCGAGCTCTGGCAGCTCCAACAAGCTAAcgtaa